The following proteins are encoded in a genomic region of Mustela erminea isolate mMusErm1 chromosome 3, mMusErm1.Pri, whole genome shotgun sequence:
- the IL12B gene encoding interleukin-12 subunit beta translates to MHPWQLVISWISLGLLASPLMAIWELEKNVYVVELDWHPDAPGEMVVLTCHTPEEDDITWTSDQSSDILGSGKSLTIQVKEFGDAGRYTCHKGGKVLSHSLLLIHKKEDGIWSTDILKEQKESKNKVFLKCEAKNYSGRFTCWWLTAISTDLKFSVKSSRGLSDPQGVTCGAVTLSAERVRVDNRDYKKYTVECHEGSACPAAEESLPIEVVVGAIHKLKYENYTSSFFIRDIIKPDPPMNLQLKPLQNSRHVEVSWDYPDTWSTPHSYFSLTFCVQGQGKNNREKKERLCVDKTSAKVTCHKDAKIRVQARDRYYSSSWSNWASVSCS, encoded by the exons ATGCACCCTTGGCAGCTGGTCATCTCCTGGATTTCCCTGGGTTTGCTGGCATCTCCCCTTATGGCCATTTGGGAACTGGAGAAAAATG TTTATGTTGTAGAGTTGGATTGGCACCCGGACGCCCCTGGAGAAATGGTGGTCCTCACCTGCCATACCCCTGAAGAAGATGACATCACCTGGACCTCGGACCAGAGCAGTGACATCTTAGGCTCCGGTAAAAGTCTGACCATTCAAGTCAAAGAATTTGGAGATGCTGGCCGGTATACCTGTCATAAAGGAGGCAAGGTTCTGAGCCATTCGCTCCTGCTGATTCACAAAAAGGAAGACGGAATTTGGTCCACTGATATCTTAAAGGAACAGAAAG AATCCAAAAATAAGGTCTTTCTAAAATGTGAGGCAAAGAATTATTCTGGACGTTTCACCTGCTGGTGGCTGACAGCAATCAGTACTGATTTGAAATTCAGTGTCAAAAGCAGCAGagg CCTCTCTGACCCCCAAGGGGTGACCTGTGGAGCAGTGACGCTCTCAGCAGAGAGGGTCAGAGTGGACAACAGGGATTATAAGAAGTACACGGTGGAATGTCACGAGGGCAGTGCCTGCCCTGCCGCCGAGGAGAGCCTGCCCATCGAGGTCGTGGTGGGTGCTATTCACAAGCTCAAGTATGAAAACTACACCAGCAGCTTCTTCATCAGGGACATCA TCAAACCGGACCCACCCATGAACCTACAGCTGAAGCCGTTACAAAATTCTCGGCATGTGGAGGTCAGCTGGGATTACCCCGACACCTGGAGCACCCCGCATTCCTACTTCTCCCTGACGTTCTGCGTACAGGGCCAGGGCAAGAACAATAGGGAGAAG aaagagagactCTGCGTAGACAAGACCTCAGCCAAGGTCACGTGCCATAAGGATGCCAAGATCCGCGTGCAAGCCCGAGACCGCTACTATAGCTCATCCTGGAGCAACTGGGCATCTGTGTCCTGCAGTTAG